In a genomic window of Vibrio gigantis:
- the phnC gene encoding phosphonate ABC transporter ATP-binding protein — protein sequence MAVASYDGIKINNLFHEYVAGKPILKGINIDIDEPGIIAIIGPSGTGKSTLLRCINRLNDPSQGEIIFDGADLTQLKGQALRKQRRHIGMVFQEYNLVERLTVIENVLSGRLGYMTAWNAWRRNYSAEDLAKAFELLEFVGLQDFANQRADSLSGGQRQRVGIARAVMQDPYILLADEPTSSLDPKTAVEIMELMETFAEQKNIPVLVNIHDVNLAKRYAKRIIGMCNGKVHYDGSPEGISEEDLKIIYGGESWLD from the coding sequence ATGGCCGTAGCAAGCTATGACGGAATAAAGATAAACAACCTTTTCCACGAGTATGTGGCAGGCAAGCCAATCCTTAAAGGCATTAATATAGATATCGATGAGCCGGGTATTATCGCGATTATTGGCCCATCGGGTACCGGTAAAAGCACACTTCTACGCTGTATTAATCGCCTTAACGACCCAAGCCAAGGGGAGATTATTTTTGATGGCGCAGACCTGACTCAACTAAAAGGCCAAGCACTTCGTAAACAGCGCCGTCATATTGGCATGGTATTTCAAGAGTACAACTTGGTAGAGCGTTTAACGGTTATCGAGAACGTGTTAAGTGGCCGTTTAGGGTATATGACCGCTTGGAATGCGTGGCGCCGTAACTACTCCGCTGAGGACTTAGCGAAGGCTTTTGAGTTACTGGAATTTGTTGGACTGCAAGACTTTGCAAACCAACGTGCAGACAGCTTGTCGGGCGGTCAAAGACAGCGTGTTGGCATTGCGCGCGCAGTTATGCAAGACCCTTATATTTTATTGGCAGATGAACCAACGTCTTCTTTAGATCCAAAAACTGCTGTGGAAATCATGGAGTTGATGGAGACATTCGCAGAACAGAAAAACATTCCTGTATTGGTGAATATCCACGATGTGAACCTAGCCAAGCGTTATGCTAAACGTATCATTGGCATGTGTAATGGTAAGGTACATTATGACGGTAGCCCTGAAGGTATTTCTGAGGAAGATCTAAAAATTATCTATGGGGGTGAGTCATGGCTGGATTAA
- the phnD gene encoding phosphate/phosphite/phosphonate ABC transporter substrate-binding protein, with product MKISVKGLLIASSLLLPSMAMASDCSSRGVLDDRYCDENQDLVADSPKNPDEWNDPSTLVFTYTPVEDPALYKDAFADFQAHLSKITGKRVIYYTVHSNSAQVEAMRSGRLHVAGFSTGPTGYAVNLAGYVPIAVKGDESGFQGYNLITIVRKDSGINTMADLKGKKVAHTSASSNSGNLAPRALFPAKGLVPDEDYKVLYSGKHDQSILGVFNGDYDAAPVASDVYDRMVAAGRVDDSELKIIYRSPRFPTSAFGYAYNLKPELVEKINEAFFSYRFTPEMSASFKGADRFSPISYKEEWDVIRDIAHATGTAYTKAGLKKLAEKDAAKRAKKKAAELAKQANNG from the coding sequence ATGAAAATCAGTGTTAAAGGACTGTTAATCGCTAGCTCATTACTACTTCCTTCAATGGCTATGGCAAGCGACTGCTCTAGCCGTGGTGTGTTAGACGATCGATACTGTGATGAAAACCAAGATTTGGTGGCAGATTCACCAAAGAACCCAGATGAGTGGAATGATCCAAGCACACTTGTGTTTACCTACACACCGGTAGAAGATCCTGCGTTATACAAAGATGCGTTTGCCGACTTCCAAGCTCACTTAAGCAAGATCACGGGTAAGCGAGTGATCTACTACACCGTGCACTCGAACTCTGCACAAGTAGAAGCGATGCGTTCTGGTCGATTGCATGTTGCTGGTTTCTCTACTGGCCCAACTGGTTACGCAGTTAACCTAGCAGGTTACGTTCCTATTGCTGTGAAGGGCGATGAGTCTGGCTTCCAAGGCTACAACCTGATCACCATTGTGCGCAAAGACAGCGGTATCAATACTATGGCTGATCTAAAAGGCAAAAAGGTTGCACACACTTCTGCATCATCAAACTCTGGTAACCTAGCTCCTCGTGCACTATTCCCTGCTAAAGGGTTAGTGCCAGATGAAGACTACAAAGTACTTTACTCAGGTAAGCATGACCAGTCGATTCTCGGTGTATTCAACGGAGACTATGATGCAGCACCTGTGGCATCTGATGTATACGATCGTATGGTGGCTGCTGGCCGTGTCGACGATTCTGAACTGAAGATCATCTACCGTAGCCCACGTTTCCCAACGTCTGCTTTCGGTTACGCTTATAATTTAAAGCCAGAGCTAGTAGAGAAGATCAACGAAGCCTTCTTTAGCTACCGCTTTACTCCAGAGATGAGTGCATCATTCAAAGGTGCAGACCGTTTCTCGCCAATCAGCTACAAAGAAGAGTGGGACGTGATTCGTGACATTGCCCATGCGACAGGTACGGCTTATACCAAAGCAGGTCTGAAAAAACTGGCTGAAAAAGACGCCGCTAAACGCGCAAAGAAAAAAGCCGCTGAGCTAGCGAAGCAAGCAAACAACGGTTAA
- a CDS encoding glycerophosphodiester phosphodiesterase family protein — MKQILKGSIALIIGVSSMTAWAATESANLGPRPLFLVNNMDESPLKTKLLSCSEGPFHRSDFSIGHRGAAMQFPEHTKESYLAAIQMGAGVVECDVTFTKDKALVCRHSQSDLHTTTDVLAHPDLAKKCSVPFKPANPATGEDAQVECRTSDFTLAEFKTLKGKMDGANPKATTVEEYMNGTPGWRTDLYSQTGTLMTHAESAALFKEHGVKVTPELKSAAVEMPFNGFSQEMYAQKLVDELKEAGFEPSETYLQSFNLDDVKYWIKETPKFGKQAVYLDDRVYELADFVASVENMKELHDAGVNIIAPPLFALVELDKNNELVASNYAKLAKDADLEIIAWTLERSGPLAQGGGWYYKSVKDGINNDGDMMKMLDVLAQDVGVMGVFSDWPATVTYYANCMDSDA, encoded by the coding sequence ATGAAGCAAATACTGAAAGGCTCGATTGCTCTGATTATTGGCGTTAGCTCAATGACAGCATGGGCAGCTACAGAGTCAGCAAACCTAGGACCTCGTCCCCTCTTTTTAGTCAACAATATGGATGAGAGCCCTTTGAAAACCAAGCTGCTGAGTTGTAGCGAAGGGCCTTTTCATCGTAGCGATTTTTCTATTGGGCACCGCGGAGCTGCAATGCAGTTTCCTGAGCACACTAAGGAATCCTACTTAGCTGCCATTCAGATGGGGGCGGGTGTCGTTGAGTGTGATGTCACTTTTACTAAAGATAAAGCGTTGGTATGCCGTCACTCGCAAAGTGATCTGCACACCACAACAGATGTCTTGGCACACCCTGATCTTGCTAAGAAATGTTCAGTTCCATTTAAACCTGCGAACCCAGCGACAGGTGAAGATGCTCAGGTTGAGTGTCGTACTTCTGATTTCACGTTGGCAGAGTTTAAGACGCTTAAAGGGAAAATGGATGGCGCGAATCCGAAAGCGACTACTGTCGAAGAGTACATGAATGGCACACCGGGTTGGAGAACTGACCTTTACAGCCAAACAGGGACACTGATGACGCACGCAGAAAGTGCAGCACTATTTAAAGAGCACGGCGTGAAGGTAACGCCTGAGCTGAAATCTGCGGCGGTCGAAATGCCTTTCAATGGTTTCAGCCAAGAAATGTACGCGCAAAAGCTGGTGGACGAACTGAAAGAGGCAGGTTTTGAGCCTTCAGAGACTTATCTGCAGTCATTCAACTTGGATGATGTGAAGTATTGGATCAAAGAAACACCGAAGTTCGGAAAACAAGCCGTTTATCTTGATGACCGTGTTTATGAGCTAGCGGACTTTGTTGCGTCTGTGGAGAACATGAAAGAGCTGCACGATGCGGGTGTGAATATCATCGCGCCACCTCTGTTTGCTTTGGTTGAGCTAGACAAGAATAACGAATTGGTTGCGTCAAACTACGCGAAGCTTGCTAAGGATGCAGATCTTGAGATTATCGCATGGACACTTGAGCGTTCAGGCCCACTCGCGCAAGGCGGCGGTTGGTACTACAAGAGTGTGAAAGATGGCATAAACAATGATGGCGATATGATGAAAATGCTCGATGTACTGGCGCAAGATGTGGGTGTAATGGGCGTATTCAGTGACTGGCCTGCAACGGTAACCTACTACGCTAACTGCATGGACAGCGACGCTTAG
- a CDS encoding sigma-54-dependent transcriptional regulator yields MTSEKHIVLIDDETDVVEAVSEMLELEGFSVTSFTDPNLGLKSLKANSQSVVLCDVRMPQVDGLTLLSSIQHRAANVPVLLMSGHGDIPMAIEAMKLGAFDFLEKPLNASELVEKLDLALTQCQHNSPATLDDDQDTELPIESVVIGQSQAMDTIRKQVLALSHTGVDTIINGETGTGKEVIARALHQFSRRKAKPFVAINCGGMTESIIESELFGHEAGSFTSANKKRIGKIEQANGGTLFLDEIESMPIAVQIKLLRVIQERMIERVGGNELIPVDILVVAASKADLASLSESGEFRADLFYRLNIASLNLPALRQRKEDIQVLFRHFVIQASHKYKTRPSTIYPEQIQQLCRHEWPGNVRELRNVADRFVLGIVGDGFDLQSPICESIGEDFAFEKQMEQYERNVLTEALIESAGNINEVSSKLNLPRKTLYRKMKKHQLDKESFKA; encoded by the coding sequence ATGACTTCAGAAAAACACATAGTTCTTATCGACGATGAAACAGACGTTGTTGAAGCAGTGAGTGAAATGTTGGAGCTCGAAGGGTTTAGCGTCACTAGCTTTACCGACCCAAACCTTGGTCTTAAATCACTCAAGGCAAACAGTCAGTCGGTGGTGTTGTGTGATGTGAGAATGCCACAAGTAGACGGCTTGACTCTACTTAGCTCAATCCAACATAGGGCAGCTAACGTTCCTGTGTTACTGATGAGTGGGCATGGTGATATCCCCATGGCGATAGAGGCGATGAAGTTGGGTGCTTTCGATTTTCTGGAAAAGCCGCTTAATGCCAGTGAGTTGGTGGAGAAGTTAGATTTGGCGTTGACACAATGTCAGCACAACAGCCCTGCAACGTTAGACGACGATCAGGATACGGAACTACCCATTGAATCTGTGGTTATCGGCCAATCCCAAGCGATGGACACCATACGTAAGCAGGTGCTCGCGCTGTCTCATACTGGGGTTGATACCATTATTAATGGTGAGACTGGAACTGGAAAAGAGGTAATTGCTCGCGCGTTGCATCAATTTAGCCGTCGTAAGGCAAAGCCGTTTGTCGCGATAAACTGCGGTGGCATGACCGAGAGTATTATTGAGAGTGAACTGTTTGGTCACGAAGCGGGTTCGTTTACCAGTGCCAACAAAAAACGCATCGGCAAAATAGAACAAGCCAATGGCGGGACTCTGTTTCTCGATGAAATTGAAAGCATGCCGATTGCCGTGCAAATTAAGCTGTTGCGCGTCATTCAAGAGCGAATGATTGAGCGCGTTGGTGGTAACGAGTTAATCCCGGTTGATATCCTGGTGGTAGCCGCCAGCAAAGCTGATCTCGCGAGCTTGAGTGAATCGGGTGAGTTCAGGGCCGATCTCTTCTATCGCCTTAATATTGCTAGCTTAAACCTTCCCGCATTGCGTCAACGTAAAGAAGACATTCAGGTGTTGTTCCGTCATTTTGTGATTCAAGCGAGCCACAAATACAAGACACGCCCATCAACGATTTACCCTGAGCAGATTCAGCAACTATGTCGACACGAATGGCCCGGTAACGTGCGTGAATTACGTAATGTCGCCGACCGATTTGTACTTGGCATTGTCGGTGATGGCTTCGATCTCCAATCACCAATTTGTGAATCAATAGGAGAAGACTTCGCCTTTGAAAAACAGATGGAGCAGTACGAAAGGAATGTACTGACTGAAGCGTTGATAGAGAGTGCAGGCAATATCAATGAGGTCTCGAGCAAGCTGAATCTACCACGCAAAACGCTTTATCGAAAAATGAAGAAGCATCAATTGGATAAAGAGAGTTTCAAGGCTTAA
- a CDS encoding ATP-binding protein — protein sequence MGRVSSRVSEVIDSKVRFERPFPIKIPRRRWFGWKGIELRLVLALAMLSMTTIFLSVVSSFTFDNLNQRLVELKESEIPALDNAARLNDMVRVIITTSSQLSDADSNLERKQAMLKIEEAISVMNSVMVQFPDYHAYFKDLIAQVNNSLSLLYQSEIESEQLNQELRNLLEGFYPLLQQASDSLDSLPESAKDQIQYTQLKSLLYYQLGLVEKLYNDSSFNELDYTSLRLGQVGEEWWQLWVNGDLRSKFPQLDHQLTVIYNLASSDSSLYGLKNKALDHLYQEQYFLQNSREHLNQLTVQIERNTSQVNRNIDQSIQQAQLSLQSNQQLSLFLSLFSVLAAAAISWFYVRKSILERLLQLKDNMFAISTGHLDTEVSIRGKDEVTQMAKYLKVFQTTAKVVKQTNRKLEAEVEERTLAEAKLRVTQDELIQAGKLAALGQLSVGITHEINQPLTAVNSHVRSAQLWLGKQRPDRAEENLQKIEVLLDKVAAITRHLKAFSRKSDGKIDNVKLVKVIGDAIDLFETRQSRVSIQYSPQSDQMVRANSIRLEQVLVNLISNALDAVEHREQPLLSISTQEHSNTIQIAVKDNGLGIPEEDIPYLFDPFYTRKTTGKGLGLGLSIAYNIIKDFGGSIHVESVEHQGTTFIVTLPKGTDS from the coding sequence GTGGGGCGAGTGAGTAGTCGTGTCTCAGAGGTGATAGATAGTAAGGTTCGTTTTGAACGTCCATTTCCGATCAAAATTCCCCGTCGTAGGTGGTTTGGTTGGAAAGGCATTGAACTGCGCTTGGTGTTGGCATTGGCCATGTTATCGATGACCACCATCTTCCTTTCGGTTGTTTCCAGCTTCACCTTTGACAACCTAAATCAAAGGCTTGTCGAATTAAAAGAGAGTGAAATCCCTGCCTTAGATAACGCTGCACGCTTGAACGACATGGTGCGAGTGATTATCACCACCTCATCACAACTCAGTGACGCAGACTCCAATTTAGAGCGCAAACAGGCGATGCTTAAAATTGAAGAGGCTATATCAGTAATGAATAGTGTTATGGTTCAATTCCCTGATTATCACGCCTACTTTAAAGATCTTATCGCCCAAGTTAATAATAGCCTGAGCCTGTTGTATCAAAGTGAGATTGAGTCAGAACAACTCAATCAAGAACTTCGTAATTTGCTTGAAGGCTTTTATCCTCTATTGCAGCAAGCCAGTGATTCACTCGATAGCTTACCTGAATCAGCCAAAGACCAGATCCAATACACGCAGTTAAAATCCCTGCTGTATTACCAATTAGGCTTGGTCGAAAAGCTGTATAACGACTCTAGCTTTAATGAGTTGGATTACACCAGCTTACGACTAGGGCAGGTTGGAGAAGAGTGGTGGCAGCTTTGGGTAAATGGTGATTTAAGAAGCAAGTTTCCCCAATTAGATCACCAACTCACCGTAATTTACAACCTAGCTTCAAGTGATAGCAGCTTGTATGGGCTGAAAAACAAAGCGCTCGATCATCTTTATCAAGAGCAGTATTTCCTGCAAAACAGCCGTGAGCATCTTAACCAATTAACTGTGCAGATCGAGCGTAATACTAGCCAAGTGAACCGCAATATTGATCAGTCGATTCAGCAGGCTCAGCTGTCGTTACAATCGAACCAACAACTCTCTCTTTTCCTTTCTTTGTTCAGCGTACTGGCTGCAGCGGCTATTTCATGGTTCTACGTGCGTAAGAGCATTTTGGAAAGGCTTTTACAGCTTAAAGACAACATGTTTGCAATTTCTACCGGCCATTTAGATACCGAAGTTTCGATTCGTGGCAAAGACGAAGTGACACAAATGGCCAAGTACCTAAAGGTATTCCAGACAACGGCCAAAGTCGTGAAACAAACCAATCGAAAATTAGAGGCCGAAGTAGAAGAGCGAACCCTAGCCGAAGCCAAACTGCGTGTTACTCAAGATGAGTTAATCCAAGCAGGGAAACTGGCAGCGTTGGGGCAATTAAGTGTTGGAATCACTCACGAGATCAATCAACCACTAACTGCGGTAAACAGCCATGTTCGAAGCGCTCAATTGTGGTTAGGTAAGCAAAGACCAGATAGAGCCGAAGAGAATCTTCAAAAGATTGAAGTGCTGCTAGATAAGGTGGCGGCCATCACCCGTCACTTGAAAGCTTTCTCACGTAAGAGCGACGGCAAGATTGATAACGTAAAACTGGTAAAGGTGATTGGTGATGCTATCGACTTGTTTGAAACTAGGCAAAGTAGGGTCTCGATTCAGTATTCCCCACAGAGTGACCAAATGGTTCGTGCCAACAGCATTCGTTTGGAGCAGGTACTGGTGAATTTGATCAGCAATGCTTTAGACGCCGTTGAACATAGGGAGCAGCCTCTGCTCAGCATCTCCACTCAAGAGCATTCGAACACGATTCAAATTGCAGTGAAGGATAATGGGTTAGGGATACCCGAAGAGGACATCCCTTATCTGTTCGACCCATTTTATACCCGTAAGACAACAGGTAAGGGGCTTGGGCTCGGTTTGTCTATCGCATACAACATAATTAAAGACTTTGGCGGCTCGATTCACGTGGAATCAGTTGAACACCAAGGCACCACCTTTATCGTCACTCTACCAAAAGGCACAGACTCATGA
- the dgcA gene encoding N-acetyl-D-Glu racemase DgcA: protein MKITAESITIAMQTPFRISRGSRTECHVVRVYIEHDGKQAQGECTPYPRYGESSESVLAQIQQASSALEAMFERGMTDPAELREHLLSLLPGGAARNAVDCALWEFEAKQNDQLFPNSLFELPEQMVTAMTVSIGTPEAMAIQAHDYVENGAKLLKVKLDGEQVIERVRAVREAAEGVQIVLDANEAWTGLNLEELFNQLAEFDIAMIEQPLPQQHDASLAHIKHPIPLCADESCHTTSQLSSLLGKYEMVNIKLDKTGGLTEALALAEEAQRLGFTLMSGCMLGTSLAMRAALPIAVQSEIVDLDGPVLLGQDVSPALTYRDGMIIL from the coding sequence ATGAAGATTACAGCAGAATCCATTACTATCGCGATGCAAACGCCTTTCCGAATATCTCGAGGCAGCCGTACTGAGTGTCACGTTGTTCGTGTTTACATTGAACATGACGGCAAACAAGCGCAAGGCGAGTGTACGCCTTACCCACGCTATGGCGAGTCATCGGAGTCTGTACTAGCGCAAATCCAACAGGCGTCTAGCGCACTTGAAGCCATGTTTGAGCGAGGCATGACCGATCCCGCAGAGCTAAGAGAGCACCTTCTGTCTTTATTACCTGGAGGGGCGGCGCGTAATGCTGTCGATTGTGCGCTTTGGGAATTTGAAGCGAAGCAAAATGATCAGTTATTCCCAAATAGCTTGTTTGAGTTGCCAGAGCAAATGGTTACCGCAATGACGGTCTCTATTGGCACGCCAGAAGCAATGGCAATACAAGCGCATGACTATGTGGAGAATGGCGCGAAATTACTGAAAGTAAAGCTGGATGGCGAGCAGGTGATTGAACGTGTTCGTGCGGTACGAGAAGCTGCCGAAGGTGTTCAAATTGTACTGGATGCCAATGAAGCGTGGACAGGGCTCAACCTTGAAGAGCTGTTTAATCAACTGGCTGAGTTTGACATTGCGATGATCGAACAGCCTTTACCACAGCAGCATGATGCCTCGCTGGCACACATCAAGCATCCGATTCCACTGTGTGCTGATGAAAGCTGCCATACTACTTCACAACTTTCATCTTTGTTAGGCAAGTATGAAATGGTCAACATCAAACTAGATAAAACCGGTGGTTTAACAGAGGCATTAGCACTCGCCGAAGAAGCGCAAAGGCTCGGATTTACTCTGATGTCGGGTTGTATGCTCGGTACTTCATTGGCGATGCGTGCAGCGCTGCCTATCGCGGTTCAATCTGAAATTGTCGACCTCGACGGTCCTGTATTACTTGGGCAAGATGTTTCGCCAGCACTGACTTATCGAGATGGGATGATCATTCTCTGA
- the dgcN gene encoding N-acetyltransferase DgcN: MSIAQPYLLFLGDVTDPLAAKTARGIHQWRPEICLGQLRLTDETVSLGLTDMTLQEAQTQGAKTLVIGTANPGGVIPDSWQPTILAAAEMGFEIASGMHQRLSEFSPLADMQQRGLTKLHDVRHFDGDLNVGNGKPRQGKRLLTVGTDCSVGKMFSALAIEKSLKEAGTSAQFKATGQTGILIEGSGISIDAVVADFISGAVEAISPDFADHEWDIIEGQGSLFNPSFAGVSLGLLHGAQADALVLCHEVGRPHIRNLPHAQLPTIEQTIEANLQAARLTNPDVKLVGICLNTSAISIEEAEILCQEWTTLYQVPVTDSVRFGVQHITDHLRHSL; this comes from the coding sequence ATGTCTATCGCTCAACCTTACCTTCTTTTTCTTGGGGATGTTACTGACCCATTGGCCGCAAAAACAGCCCGTGGTATTCACCAATGGCGACCAGAAATCTGTCTAGGCCAACTGCGTTTAACAGACGAAACGGTTTCTCTTGGCTTAACCGATATGACTTTGCAAGAGGCACAAACGCAGGGTGCTAAAACTCTAGTGATTGGTACTGCGAACCCTGGCGGTGTTATTCCTGATTCGTGGCAGCCAACCATATTGGCAGCAGCAGAAATGGGATTTGAGATTGCATCTGGAATGCACCAACGGCTGAGTGAATTTTCACCGCTTGCTGACATGCAACAGCGAGGATTGACTAAGCTTCATGATGTACGCCATTTTGATGGTGACCTGAACGTGGGTAATGGTAAACCTCGTCAAGGTAAGCGTCTTCTAACGGTAGGAACGGATTGCTCGGTCGGGAAAATGTTTTCGGCGTTGGCCATTGAGAAGTCGCTTAAAGAAGCGGGCACATCAGCTCAGTTTAAAGCGACAGGCCAGACAGGTATCTTGATTGAAGGCAGCGGAATTTCGATTGATGCTGTGGTTGCGGATTTTATTTCCGGCGCGGTCGAAGCGATTAGCCCCGATTTTGCCGACCACGAGTGGGACATCATTGAAGGGCAAGGCTCTTTGTTTAATCCGTCTTTTGCTGGAGTGAGTTTGGGTTTGTTGCATGGTGCACAAGCTGATGCTTTGGTGTTGTGTCACGAAGTAGGGCGACCACATATTCGCAACCTTCCTCACGCGCAATTGCCAACGATTGAACAGACCATTGAAGCTAACTTACAAGCCGCGAGACTGACAAATCCAGATGTGAAGCTGGTGGGTATCTGCCTGAACACATCGGCGATTAGCATTGAAGAGGCTGAAATATTGTGCCAAGAATGGACCACACTTTATCAAGTACCAGTGACGGATTCTGTTCGTTTTGGTGTACAACATATTACTGATCATTTGCGACATTCACTTTAA
- a CDS encoding LysR family transcriptional regulator, with protein sequence MNLRQLEVFYAIMQTGTVSGAARNLHVSQPNVTRILAHTEQQLGFGLFERVKGRLVPTIEAKALLPEAEKVYQQLGQFRSLTNKVKQGQQHLRIGAPPILATKLLTPVVAQMSRDQQSGTQRLSFELLTANRDELCEGLLKHELDIAIAFGDETPPAILSEVLLVQSLRVLIPAGMAESLSEAPTFEELIEHPLPIIGLDSRDPIGLLLHQNLSARDSRYHHPITVRSYSAAAELVKHQAGFAIVDPWTAEHCQNDESICVLPLQPDIQFSVSMLCAEHTPQSISVKQFITSLKSNIHPIT encoded by the coding sequence TTGAACCTAAGACAACTGGAAGTCTTTTACGCCATTATGCAGACAGGCACGGTATCTGGTGCTGCACGTAATCTGCATGTTTCTCAGCCCAACGTTACTCGTATTCTAGCTCATACTGAGCAGCAGCTTGGGTTTGGATTATTCGAACGGGTGAAAGGGCGTTTAGTTCCTACCATTGAAGCCAAAGCGCTACTGCCAGAAGCCGAGAAGGTGTATCAGCAATTGGGGCAATTTCGCTCTCTGACCAATAAAGTCAAACAAGGGCAACAGCACTTACGTATTGGCGCGCCTCCTATCCTTGCCACCAAATTGCTGACTCCGGTAGTAGCTCAGATGTCACGGGATCAACAGTCCGGCACACAAAGGCTTTCGTTTGAATTGCTGACCGCAAACCGAGATGAGTTGTGTGAAGGTTTACTCAAGCATGAACTTGATATTGCGATTGCTTTTGGCGATGAAACGCCGCCTGCGATATTAAGTGAAGTGTTGTTGGTTCAATCTCTTAGAGTGTTAATTCCGGCAGGCATGGCTGAATCGTTATCTGAAGCGCCGACCTTCGAAGAGCTTATCGAACACCCTTTACCGATCATTGGACTTGATAGCCGAGACCCTATTGGCTTGCTTCTCCATCAGAATCTTTCTGCTCGTGATAGCCGTTATCATCATCCTATTACAGTTCGTAGCTATAGCGCAGCGGCAGAGCTCGTCAAGCATCAAGCGGGGTTTGCGATTGTCGACCCTTGGACTGCGGAGCACTGTCAAAACGATGAGTCGATTTGTGTGTTGCCATTGCAACCTGATATTCAATTCTCGGTTTCGATGCTTTGCGCAGAGCACACTCCTCAGTCTATTTCTGTTAAGCAGTTCATCACTTCATTGAAGAGCAATATTCACCCTATAACCTAA
- a CDS encoding TauD/TfdA family dioxygenase: MGVLNKITETLEFEVSNFPTIIENDGSVTTLAEAKAWIEEHREHLEAELLCTGAILFRGFPVVDAESYDAFFASFGYENFTYKESLSNAVRINFTELVFTANEGPKEVAINLHNEMAQTPIYPNRISLFCESPAEQGGATVLCRSDMIYNELIKVEPELTNKLEEVGIKYTTTMQGGDSAESAQGRSWLSTLSVENEQQAEAKLKELGYTWTWQDNGDLLAQTGALAGIKTVADGRKVFFNQIIAAFEGWEGVKENPVKALCFGDDSEIPKSFLETISKISEELSFDLNWQAGDVALVDNNLAMHGRRPFSGDKKRKVMVVLGK, from the coding sequence ATGGGTGTATTAAATAAAATCACAGAAACACTAGAGTTCGAAGTAAGCAATTTTCCAACGATCATTGAAAACGATGGCTCAGTGACAACACTAGCAGAAGCGAAAGCATGGATTGAAGAGCACCGTGAGCACTTGGAAGCAGAGCTACTGTGCACAGGGGCTATTCTGTTTCGTGGTTTCCCTGTTGTTGATGCTGAAAGCTATGATGCATTTTTTGCATCGTTCGGTTATGAGAACTTTACGTATAAAGAGTCATTGTCGAATGCAGTGCGTATCAACTTTACCGAGCTAGTCTTCACAGCCAATGAAGGACCTAAAGAAGTTGCGATTAACTTGCACAACGAAATGGCACAAACACCTATTTATCCAAACCGTATTTCATTATTTTGTGAGAGTCCGGCAGAGCAGGGCGGAGCAACCGTATTATGTCGTTCAGATATGATCTACAACGAGCTAATCAAAGTTGAGCCTGAACTAACAAATAAGCTAGAAGAAGTTGGAATTAAGTACACAACGACTATGCAGGGTGGTGACAGTGCTGAGTCAGCACAAGGTCGTAGTTGGCTAAGTACCCTAAGCGTGGAAAACGAGCAACAAGCTGAAGCTAAATTGAAAGAGCTAGGTTACACGTGGACATGGCAAGACAATGGTGATTTGCTGGCTCAAACGGGGGCTTTAGCTGGGATCAAAACGGTCGCTGACGGTCGTAAAGTGTTCTTCAACCAAATTATCGCCGCATTTGAGGGGTGGGAAGGCGTTAAAGAAAACCCTGTAAAAGCACTGTGCTTTGGAGATGATTCTGAAATTCCTAAATCATTTTTAGAGACGATTTCTAAGATCTCCGAAGAGTTGTCATTCGACCTTAACTGGCAGGCTGGCGATGTAGCGCTAGTTGACAATAACCTTGCTATGCATGGTCGTCGTCCTTTCTCTGGAGATAAAAAACGTAAAGTGATGGTTGTTTTGGGGAAGTAA